The following DNA comes from Quercus robur chromosome 1, dhQueRobu3.1, whole genome shotgun sequence.
TTTCCACAGTTTAAGGTGTCTCGTGCAAACATAGCTCTTTCATGTTTTAAATGGTCCCAAAAATGAACCTTCTTTCACTTTTCATAgtttaaaacataaaacttCATAATGGGAAAATCATTGTAAGTCAAAACTCAACAAAAGCATTCTGGCCCAGATAATTGACACCAGACTGCCAGCCTAACTTCTGGGGCAATGGCTATCCCAACGGAATCCACCAAGTGGTAACAAAGTTTGTTGGACATATCAGTGTGAGTGCCAGATGACCAGCATTTATAAAAATGTCAAATCCAATAAACAAGACTCCCTAAAATTATGCCATTAACTCAAATATAGTTATCAAAGGCTGCTCAAGAGTTTAGCAACTTAGCATAGCAAGTAAACAACAGTGTAACTCaatcttttaatatatttcacTTCCCAGGATAACATGGGCTTTGGCAATATTTGCATTCCACTGACCTCTTGCATTTGTACTCCTGGGGCGTGCTGGATGCAACGAAGATTTTCGAAGACTTGCATTTTGATTGTGCTTAAGTACGATTTGCTATTTAAGTTCTCCTGCTCAACCAATAGGGAGAAAAGGAGTAAAACAcaccaaaaacaataaagaCACTGGGGAGAGAGAGTACATACTATGTGCCCATTTGGAAATAACTGATTCAGCAATCAAATTGCTGTATGGATGAAGTAAAATGCACTAGTAACATAAGATTTCTGAGAAAGTACATACTATGTGCCCATTTGGAATCCTCAATGAATATTCTGGaccaaaatatttaatatactCATTTTCCGGGATCTCTGCAAGaaagataaattaataatgAAACTTATACTCAAACTAGATAGAAATGGAATATTGATTATAGCAAGGGGAAAAAAGGCTTAAcatgcatcattttttttttttttgataagaaggCTTAACATGCATCATAATCTGTGGTTTCTCATTATAAACAAGGAAAATAGTCACAACAAGCAGTCAGCACAAAGCATATGGTATAAGAAAAAGCTGAAGTTATGCCCAAGAAATATGAAGATAAAGGGTTATTATTTCAGATAATAGGTCAGACAACTGTTTGCAAGCTTCAAATATATAACAAGGTCAACATTGGGAAAACTAATGTTTTGCAGATAGTATATAAGTACATATCAGTTCATATCAACCCACCTGATGCGGACACCAGTGATTGATTGTTTTAATTGGACCTAAACTGATGTTGAGTTATTTTGGGAATTGATTTTATTTAGGAGCCTAATCAAAGGTCCCAGAGAAAACATTACGGACACGTATGATTAATGAATAAATACATATCAGTTCATATCAACCCGCCTGATGCGGACACCAGTTTGATCGATTGATTCAATTGGACCAAAATTGATGCTGAGTTATTTTGGGAATTGATTTTATTTAGGAGCCTATTTAAAGGCCCCAGAGAAAACATTACGGAAACGTatgaataatgaataaaaataaatgttgtaATTTGCCAATGGCTTGGTGTTGATTCCAAACAACCTAAGCCTCCCCACTTGGTATTGATTCCAAGCAATCCAATGTACTTATTCCTAGGTGTATACTCCCTTTTCTAGTTCTATTTGTTTTCTCcaatttcttttggattttctgcTGCATCAAATTTCATTGTTCTGCATCACCGCAACCCATTTTTCCATTTCAACATGAAACTGAAGACAATGTCTATAAGAGCgatgctttaaaaaaatttagctatagAAGGCTAACTATGCAAACTTGGATATATTAAGCAAAAGGTCCAAAACAACCGGAACACTGCAATCTAGATAAAAGCAAGAACAATATCATGAATATGTTGCATGTCTTTTGCCCCTTTACTACACATTAATCAGGAAAAAAAGATGTAGATAGAATTCAACAATTAATGTTGGCATGCTAAAAgtgacattttattttatgatttggaCATTGCTTTAAGGAGCTGAGATTAAGTACAATACATCACACCAACTTTGAAAATCAACTGCACTtacaatgacaaaaaaaaaaaaaaaaaaaaaatgatagctGCTTACAATGACAAAAATTAGCAAtagtaaatatataattaaaaattaaaatatatccAGTGCATCATGGCATATCTTCAATCAAACATTATAAGAAAGACCATCATTAGCATACCATTGGGAAGCTCTGTATCCAGAAGAACTCCAGTTTCAACAGCCCAACACCGAGCAACATTCTCTTTGGTATATCCTCCACCTCCAGTTACCTGCACAAAGAAGTTTCTCTCTTTATGTCTGATGTATGATACTAATGAACTAAAAGTTTTGGTCAAATTAAAAACATACCAGTAAGGGCAAATTAAACTTCTTCACAAACCTAACACATTCAGCATGCCCTGTAAGAAGCATCAGAATGTTACCACAGAGTAAACTTTGCAATCAAAGGTTAAGCCATTGGGAACTAATTCAAAACCAATCCAAAATCAATATTGACCAAAAtaagagggggagggggggcgTATTGGAAATTATCTTCATAGGGGAAGAGAAAAAGCTTAATTACAAGGAGTATGCACCATCAATGGAGAGATTGAAGCAGCCCAAGCGGTCCCCAGCAAGTGAGTCTGCCCCACATTGGAGAACTATTGCACCTGGAACATATGTTTCAACAACCTTGGAAATAATCTACAAAATGGAAATTTGAAAGCAGAAATTAACACTTGACAGGATCAAGCCAGAAATAAAGGCATTAATCTTGAAATTAGTTGGTTATTGCTAGAACTTACGCTCTTAAAAAGTCGAGTGAAGCTAGTGTCATCTATTCCATCCTTGAGTGGCACATTGATGGCATAATATTTGCCTTCTCTTTCTCCTGTTTCCTTCAGTACAAACAATAGCAATGCACATTACTCAAATTTCAACTACATAACATTCTCATGTTCTAAAGATAAATAAACAATGAGGACAGAGGGAATGATAGCAGTTGAGCATGCAAATCTGAGATTAAGCAGTTGCATGCATGTCTTCTCAGGATGCATGAAATGTTTGTGTGGAGCAAACAACTAACAAAGTAGGAATCCCAACGGAATTAACTCGCACAAACTGAAATTTGTAAATTGTCTTCATTATTGGAAATACtacccaaaaaacaaacaacacaGCATTAAAGAATCACCTTAACATCACCAGTTCCTGGAAAAAACATATCTCCATACTTGTGAAAACTAACAGTCATCACCCTGTCATGTCCAACTTTCACAGATTTAGTGAGGAGTATAAAGAAAGCACGATAAGTGTATTAACAATAAACAATTCAATCTACTGGACTGgtcacaaaaaaataatcatgtaTCTTTACTAAGATATGAAATTTAGAAGTAACAGCAAAGTGGAAAGAATGCATAGAAAAGAGTTCTCATGGTTTGACAGAAGAAACCAGCATGACTGAAGGTCAgctttttttattctcaaaaatatttaaagaagTTATAAAGGCCTAATTTACTGATTGCTAGaacaacaaatatattttttacgtGTAAAAGAGTTCTGGTAACATAATTTTTGGGCCACATGAAGAGCTAGAAATTCccttttgtgggggggggggggggggggggggggggggggggggttgggtgTCAGGTATACAATATGATAACTTTGAGGTGGCCAAGTGCAAAATGAATGTTTCACCatagaactaaaaaaatatatacatatatatataagggtgTTCTGAAAATCTTTGAGGGCCATGGCTTCATACAGTACTCTACTTTTATCACCCATGTCGAGCCCATATTTTCTTGATTCAAGCTGTGGTCTAATTTCCCAAGTAATTTCTCATAAGCAAGCTGTGGTCTAGTTCCTATCAACATATGATTTTAACATCATAGATGTAACAGTTTACACTTGTTACTTTTCAAGCAAGGCAAAACCTACATCTAGCAGGTCATATCGACAGAGTGAGAGACTGATCACATATCACTGCATAAAGAATTTAGAAGAAATCTAATCATTTAGCATTGTTAGCAGTAAGCTATAATGTGtaaattaatcatttaactaaATTCAATGTTCCCAGTAGCTTTAGTATACCTTTCCTAATCCAAATTCATCAACTAATAAGATGGTTATCCTACCTGTCAGTGAAATAAAAGGCTTCTTCTACACCATCCCCATGATGGACGTCTATATCTATATACAAAACACGGGCTTGATGTTTGAGAAGCTCCAAGATCCCCAAAACCAAGTCATTGATGTAACAAAATCCAGATGCCTCGCACTTTTTGGCATGATGTAATCCACCGGCCCAATTTATGGCAATGTCACAAAGTTGATTGTTCAATCTGCGTGCAGCATCTGCTAGCAAATGTCAGTTTCTATACAAGGCTTAACAGGCATAACCCAAACTTCTAAGAACAACACTCTAGTAGTTAAATTACCTATCGTTCCACCAGCATATATTTGACAAAACTCAAACAAGTTTTCAAAGACAGGGCAATCTTCTCCGAGATTATCTGGTTCAAAAACAAAGAGTAAAGGTATAAGCATAGCTTGATATTAATCAACCCAAAGGAATTAAATTCATTTAAGAAGTGCCAGCCAATGACACATCCAAATTAGATTTAAATTATAGAGTTTGCATCACTACTCAAAGAGACTTTATTTTAGTTTACTATTTGGGCAGTAGGCTGAGAGAAAGAGCCGCattatttttgagagagagagatgataatTACATGttgaaaaacttataaaatttccttttcttatcaaaaaaaaaaaaaaaaaaaaaaaaaacttataaaaatttaaaacccactCAACAATGAGTTATTGATGATagtgataaaataaaaaggttaaaaCTATAACCTGGACCAAGTATCTATACAATGCACTAAATTACACCATAACAAACCAATATATTACCACAACGCATACggttatttaatttcaaaattataataaaagtgCATCAACAATTCTAAAAAAGTCATGGACTTATTGCATACTTGCATGTTATGCTTTCACTGGCCATGGAATGGAAATCACAACTGAAAACAAGGATTCATATTATGCCACAAATCTGCGCAATAATTTCAAGATTCTCAAGCTATTGACTCCACTCAATTAAATGATTCACCACAACATTCTTTTTAAATACCTACAGTCAATTTTTCTATCAGAAGATTTGACTTTTAAAGCATGTAGTTACTCCTTTCCCAACATTTGTTACAAACGATAAcgataaacaattattagcacaTATCAATAACGCATAtcaatccacacaaaaaaaaaaaaaaaaaaaaaaaaaaaaagtcatacaTTTAGCCAATTCATTTGAGAACAAGTATTGAGTGTCGGGTGTAATCCGGTGCAAAAATTCAACATAATCAGCCGAATGGAACTGTGCAAGCTCAACAGGATACGCCTTGTGAGGTCGCTGCATTACACAGAACCAACCACTTTAatccacaaaaacaaaaaaaggaatgaaattcaatgaattcaaaaatcaaataaacagCTTCCAGATTTAGTAACTAACATAAATTTCCATCTTCTTGTGGAGATCGTAGGAGAGTACAAGATGATGTGTCATACAAAGCCGGTGCGGTTTCATCGGATGGTTCGGTCCAAAATAAACACCACCCACATCCCCTGCAACACCCATTTTCACATGAGTAAACAatacatttttcacaacatatTATTACTAATTCTCATATAGGCCACCACTAACGCCACTTTATATCATCTACTATTATTAACAACATGCCACgtcaacaattgtgaaatttgttgaaaCTCTTGGCTTATAGCATCAAATTTTTCAATGTctatagacacaaaaaatttgaccaAAAATTTCACACCCGGAAGTGATGTCAGTAATAACCAGTAAAATCTAGCCAACTCAactgttatgaaaaatatttgtcaatttttttttttttttttttttttttttttgtgtgtgtgtgtgtactacTACAAGCAAAAAATGAGCTCATTTTGACATTGAAGATTTGAAGATGGATTGTAGAAATTGTTGTTCTGTTCTGGTTTAGCATTATGATCGCATCCAAACAGAGTACGAGATGGTATATACAAGGAGATAGAGAAATTGGCCATGTTCGAATACAGCTagggttttggtttttgataattaaaaaaatttgaaggatttaaataagaaaataaaagagagagagaaataagaaaTCGGTgaatgggagagagagagagagagagaagagtacCGTCGTAGTAGTAGGCGATCTTGTCCTTGGAGCGCATTTTAGCTGGCAGCGCAGTGGCGCATGAAaactctgagagagagagagagagagagagagatagaggtgTTTTAATGAACTAGACGTGTAATTTCATTTGATTGGAGTTGGTGAAATCTGGACCCTTTGTTTGTAATGAACGGTTTAGGTAATGACACGTCATcacattttaattaataaaacgACACCGTTCGGACGTAATTATTTCAAGTTATAAAATTAACTTAGATTATggatttaagttttatttatttatttagtctTCAATTAAGACTTAAcaatttctcccaaaaaaaaaaaaaattaagacttAACAATCAACATGTTTACAAatccattctcaaaaaaaaaaaaaaaaaaagtttacaaattaattaattaatttaaaaaaaacatatttacaAATTGCTTGATTGCTTTAATTGTTCCTTAATAAAACATCTTtcctttttcctctctctttctttttgctattgttattgtaatttagaaaaaattcaACCATGAAAACCATTCTTacaaaatgaaagagaaatacTATatccacaataattttacaacaaattttatgtgaCAGATTGTTACTTATTGTTACTGGTGGATaagaaagtaattttaatagtagattcaaattaaaaacatttaataacttaccaattaaaatttattataaaaatattgtaaacataacattttttaatataaaagctTCACGTTATGAGGATAGTATTAATTATTAGTTGAGGTGTGTAAATAGACTCTCGTCTTAAAGGCAATATCCTATAAGATActgaaaaagttttgaaaactttttttttttttttttttggtggcaaaTAAGTTGTAATTGGAATGATTGTCattttaagagaatcaaaacTAGTTTTGACATGATTGAAAAAACTACTTGCATGTTTGTGGATTATTCTCGGAGTTTGAAAATGTGTGCtaattattcattaaaaaaacaaaaaaacaaatatgtgCCAACTGATTGAGTTACtagagttatatatatatatatatatatatatacacacacataaacaccCTCAAGTAATGGTATTCTATTCTAGAGACAAAACTCTCTAAAATTTGAGGTTTCAAACAAAATGACTAATTCAACTACAATGGTATCATTCTTGTCcacacaagaagaaaaaaaataaataaataaaaatctttggATTCCACTTTTAATCATTTCTACGTATTCTCTGTATTCTCTGTCCGGTTCAAAATGTGCATAATTTGGTTGAATTCCAAAGAATCTTTGGATTCCACTTTTAGAAActataattttaagaaatggATTAAGTTTAGCCAACCAAAATGTAAGCTATAAAGTAGGTTCTAGttaacttaattaataaagttcgttgtcaataaataaaagatttggaGTTTGAATTCTacctcaataaaaaaattaattagtgtgTTAGCCTAATGATAAGGGCAATCATTATGGAGTAGACTTCATAAGTTAAAATTCTATCGTAtctgtcccaaaaaaaaaaaaaaaaaatgaaggctatatgaaaatttttaataagagcTTTTTATGTGCAAAAAGgctatcttgaaattttgccaaaaactcattttgatttatgaattaattaaaattgattgaATCCATCAATCTCATatttataacaatt
Coding sequences within:
- the LOC126722195 gene encoding histone deacetylase 9, with protein sequence MRSKDKIAYYYDGDVGGVYFGPNHPMKPHRLCMTHHLVLSYDLHKKMEIYRPHKAYPVELAQFHSADYVEFLHRITPDTQYLFSNELAKYNLGEDCPVFENLFEFCQIYAGGTIDAARRLNNQLCDIAINWAGGLHHAKKCEASGFCYINDLVLGILELLKHQARVLYIDIDVHHGDGVEEAFYFTDRVMTVSFHKYGDMFFPGTGDVKETGEREGKYYAINVPLKDGIDDTSFTRLFKSIISKVVETYVPGAIVLQCGADSLAGDRLGCFNLSIDGHAECVRFVKKFNLPLLVTGGGGYTKENVARCWAVETGVLLDTELPNEIPENEYIKYFGPEYSLRIPNGHIENLNSKSYLSTIKMQVFENLRCIQHAPGVQMQEVPPDFYIPDFDEDEQNPDERMDQHTQDKHIQRDDEYYDGDHDNDQNMEDV